TTACCaaactaaatatataatatggTTAAgcttgattcaatttttttgtcaaaatagGTTTGAGCTTGTTTATGAGCTACataattaacttattattttttcatatataatgaACACTACAACTACATTTTTTTATCACCCACAAATCTAtactaataatttataaaaattaaattcatcaaccttatattattaaaaaatatataccattttttactacaaaataaaCTATCTGTATTATctataaataacaattaataagtTGATATTTTATCAACCTATTATAAACTTATAGTTTACACAGTTCCATCTTAAGTCTATATAATCTAAAGTTTTATACCAAGCTAAGCTTGGTATAACATCTTGAGTCATTTAGGCCCTATTTGGTAGAGTGGTTTTACAACacgttttcagtatttaaacaacattatattacacacatttccatacactttttcacccacacaaatttcaaaaaaatacaaacaacgttattaGAACAATATTTCCAAATGACCCTTAACATTCTACTAAAATATCACTCATCATCAGATGCTTGTGATTCCAAAACACTCTGTCCAGGAGTGGAATTAGCAAGCCGCACTGCTGCACCAGATATAGTTTTTTGCAACCGCTCATCTTCCACCTTCATAACCACCTTATTCACCACTGTAAAATCCAAGACCCCAGCCAAAACTAGTTTCCCAATAATTTCACCAAAACCATTTGGTGCTTTGGGTACATCAAGACTAACATCATCCAACATTGAGCCATAAAGTAAACATCCAAGCTCTATGTCTCCATCTGCAAGAACTTTCTCAGCAAACAGATACTCAAGAAGCTTCGCAACTGGTTCAGCACATGGTGGACTTTTCTCTAGTCCAAGGGAAATAGCTTCCTTGACAACCTCAGGGTGGTAAGCTGGATAATTTAGTTCCTTCACACACTTTAGCGCTTCGTCCAAAAGCCTGACAGTGAAATATTCCTCAACAAGATAGACTGTTTTTCTCTGAAGATTATTCAACCTTGCAGTTGTTTTGGTCATGGGGAGGAAGCCACCTGGGCTGCTATCCCCTAGATTCTGTGATTCTGAGTATTTTTCAGGGATATTTTTGGCTTTTACctgcaaaaaataaagataCAGAAAAGGGATAGTTACACATTTACAAATCAGTACAACAAGAAGCAAATCAAAAGTTTATGGACACAACTTTTGTATAAGAAATTAGCTATGTGTACCTCTTCAGGCCTGGCAACCCAATTGTTTGCTCTCAAATCGAGCAGATCACGAATCATGAACCTCAGTAGTGGGGCCAGTTGCATGCTGGTGCTCATATCATTCAACTGCCTAAAGTACACATCATTTTTACAGCGTGATGTTGGGCTCTCATCAAACTGCTTACCAACAGTGATTAATAACTGGCATAAGGCTTCAACATTTTCTTCATTGGGTTGAAACTTGCTATCAGCTGGTCCAAGAAGATCCTGTTCACGTACACAAGTAACCATGAGCCATATAAATAAcaatcaaaatatttacaatgtATTTGAACAATATATGGCATAAGcctattgtataaaaaaatattacatttagaaagaaaataaagaaggcAAAGAGAAAACACTATGGATTTAACATGGTTCAACCAACATCCATGACagaaaatttttaacaattacatttttaatatatttttgttggcTTGATGATAATGAGCAATCATCATGaagtaaattgaaaatttatcgTCTATaaagtttatattaaaaaatgtatatatagtaAACTCTTGAAAATTCTATcttatcataaaataaaattcatcttttatcaAATTCCATAATGGaaccttaaaattttcattttaccaATTTGGACAATTCTTTTTTAAGAGTACCATTGGACTAGTCCAAATATTTGGACCTCGACTAATATCAGAATGAGAACCTGAACAACATGATGAACAATCCTTTCAAACATTATCCTCTGCTTCATGAGCTCTCCAATTAACTGAATGTTTCCAAGAAAACGACGCTTGAGCATTCTTTCTCTAACCCTACGGCCCATTGTTTGCTCTGGAGCAGTCATACGCCGTATTTCTTTTGTCAGTTCATCAACACCCTCAAATGTCTCCTGGCATTTATTCAATAGGACTCGCGTGACAGTTATGTTTCTACCATCAGGTTCATCAGATGGGAAACTCGGGAGCTTTTGATTAAGATCAGAACACAGGAGAGCGTACATGGGACAATATGCAGGTTCTGTCACAGCCTTGTTATATATCAGTGTGACAGTCCCCTGTATTCCAAGTCACAGGAAAATTTTCACATAAAGGTAAACAAGACAATGTTTCTAAAATGTGGCATTTGGATGTGTTAATTAAtgaaacttagaaaaaaaaaaaaaaaaaagcttaaccACTAAGGTTTCAGCTGAATTAATTCCACTGTAAACTGGGTGATCCTGTAGCCGATCAAACTTAGCTGGGGTATGCTTGTTCAGTATCCTGCAACGGAATAGAAATTAGTATTTAGCATCACCTGCATCTTTTATAACTAAATGCTTTAAAACCAAGGCTATACATTTGGGTTGGGGTTTTTCTCTGGTGGGGGGTGTGCAAGTTACTGATAATAAAATGGAATTACCATATGACATTAAACAATGCTGTCATTAGGTTCCAGATTAATAGATTATTATGATATAAGTTATCTTTACTGTTTTGAAACAAGTGTCAAGGTCAACAGTGGCAGCTAACAAAAAGTAAGGATATAAGAATGCAATGATTCGTTTAATCATATAGGCAATAGTGAAtgcatcatcaacatcaattttATCCTATCTAAGGAAAGGTTACTGTTAGAATtgtgtggttaaatgattaaatttaccatatcccaggagcttttgggacaattggtaatttaatagttacaatCATTTAAAACATACCCTGTACATCACATCTTTTGTTAAGGACAGTACTAGTAAAGAGTCTTTACAAAAGACGGTTCAAGGGATGGGGGTGGAGATTTGTTAATTCTAATCCATGAAAGGAATAAATTTGGAGGTTTTCTAGTTAGTTTTGCAACCCCACATTAGCTAAAAGAATAATATGGAGGTGCAATATTCCTATATATTAAGAATTTAAGAGTACTGTTAATCCcaaattgataataataagGTAGAGAGGTTGGATAATCCCTATAAATAGAGTGATGGTTTTGTCTGATAGAGCATTTTTCTGACAGCATCTAGAAATTTCAAGATTTGGATTATTGTTAAAACTTGAAAAGGCTAACAAGGTTCAGAGTCAACAATCCATGTTAACTATTGATCtattcataatttcatataacaaaGGGAAATCAAAGAGTTAATCAGCACATGAGGTAAGAATCATATATCCTGCAGAAGCAGCACAACtatgatattttaatatatCACCTATCTGCTGCTGTTTTCAAGATACGTTCGTTTTCAGAGAGATTTTCACTTCTAGCTGACCATAATAAGTCAGATTTTTGTTGAGGTCCTTCCTGATAATTAAAACAACAGCAACAATTAAACTCAAGTATTCGAAGTAAAGCCAAAGGAAAGCTACAAATACACAAAGGCATAATTTTGATGTAAAATTTGCCCAGAAAAAGAGGCAAAGGATAAATTGCTAATTCTGACATTCATACatactttcaaaattaaatgttgACATTTCATTTAGACACAAGACCAAAAGTATCCATTCTAAAGCTATTTTATATACAGTATAACAGAGTCTATTTCCTATCAGAAGTAAGGGAAGGATGTAAGCAAAGTTAAAAAGATCCAATTAATCATGCTTATATTCATGCATGTTTACAGCATGACctacatacatacatgcataGTCTCAATTCAGCCAatcaaagaagagaaagtg
This DNA window, taken from Quercus robur chromosome 2, dhQueRobu3.1, whole genome shotgun sequence, encodes the following:
- the LOC126715644 gene encoding uncharacterized protein LOC126715644 isoform X2 — protein: MHGDTDTLSLSLSFFPYLLTFPPRPSFVSPVTRLLYLPYSSTHSRTSSIDSSTTHTLFVYRSVSLMEFKFRAVDDRPPPPPPPPHRTAPSTSNYVSKQALRVSAGFSATSPRPNLEQIQNPNDTREAIVQRELEKARIREEIIAAEITRRRLLEVEVRRELMIEREMALQRLSAEGRISFEYGLSMHTFDGGFAFPSCFRAFDMFPMLPQPRLPEAMPVDVRPPSETNKDKLIVLAKPTPNISGAKRKAETASAGGTSELPPFGIKKRPKEEWSCAICQFSALSERALNEHLQGRKHKAKEAGLRAQRTGRSTSSTPSTKKTTMPSKQNPNNIQEATMQPRELDMFPELVASNVKPHSDVTKSKMVQFNQHLTNNPETRNRWLSRRKKEGPQQKSDLLWSARSENLSENERILKTAADRILNKHTPAKFDRLQDHPVYSGINSAETLVGTVTLIYNKAVTEPAYCPMYALLCSDLNQKLPSFPSDEPDGRNITVTRVLLNKCQETFEGVDELTKEIRRMTAPEQTMGRRVRERMLKRRFLGNIQLIGELMKQRIMFERIVHHVVQDLLGPADSKFQPNEENVEALCQLLITVGKQFDESPTSRCKNDVYFRQLNDMSTSMQLAPLLRFMIRDLLDLRANNWVARPEEVKAKNIPEKYSESQNLGDSSPGGFLPMTKTTARLNNLQRKTVYLVEEYFTVRLLDEALKCVKELNYPAYHPEVVKEAISLGLEKSPPCAEPVAKLLEYLFAEKVLADGDIELGCLLYGSMLDDVSLDVPKAPNGFGEIIGKLVLAGVLDFTVVNKVVMKVEDERLQKTISGAAVRLANSTPGQSVLESQASDDE
- the LOC126715644 gene encoding uncharacterized protein LOC126715644 isoform X1 is translated as MHGDTDTLSLSLSFFPYLLTFPPRPSFVSPVTRLLYLPYSSTHSRTSSIDSSTTHTLFVYRSVSLMEFKFRAVDDRPPPPPPPPHRTAPSTSNYVSKQALRANPISVSAGFSATSPRPNLEQIQNPNDTREAIVQRELEKARIREEIIAAEITRRRLLEVEVRRELMIEREMALQRLSAEGRISFEYGLSMHTFDGGFAFPSCFRAFDMFPMLPQPRLPEAMPVDVRPPSETNKDKLIVLAKPTPNISGAKRKAETASAGGTSELPPFGIKKRPKEEWSCAICQFSALSERALNEHLQGRKHKAKEAGLRAQRTGRSTSSTPSTKKTTMPSKQNPNNIQEATMQPRELDMFPELVASNVKPHSDVTKSKMVQFNQHLTNNPETRNRWLSRRKKEGPQQKSDLLWSARSENLSENERILKTAADRILNKHTPAKFDRLQDHPVYSGINSAETLVGTVTLIYNKAVTEPAYCPMYALLCSDLNQKLPSFPSDEPDGRNITVTRVLLNKCQETFEGVDELTKEIRRMTAPEQTMGRRVRERMLKRRFLGNIQLIGELMKQRIMFERIVHHVVQDLLGPADSKFQPNEENVEALCQLLITVGKQFDESPTSRCKNDVYFRQLNDMSTSMQLAPLLRFMIRDLLDLRANNWVARPEEVKAKNIPEKYSESQNLGDSSPGGFLPMTKTTARLNNLQRKTVYLVEEYFTVRLLDEALKCVKELNYPAYHPEVVKEAISLGLEKSPPCAEPVAKLLEYLFAEKVLADGDIELGCLLYGSMLDDVSLDVPKAPNGFGEIIGKLVLAGVLDFTVVNKVVMKVEDERLQKTISGAAVRLANSTPGQSVLESQASDDE